The Collimonas sp. PA-H2 genome contains a region encoding:
- a CDS encoding holin: MAEPTSTLAAVWLGITKYLLPLLPGAVGSAVALKFLGDGLNWWQKLSSFTAGLACAVYIAPVLIDWFAITGARTHSGIEFLVGLFALATAREVFKEINEADIVGTLKRRYLGGKNDPTN, from the coding sequence ATGGCAGAACCAACAAGCACGCTAGCTGCAGTATGGCTGGGGATCACGAAATACCTGTTGCCGCTGCTGCCGGGGGCGGTGGGGTCGGCGGTTGCACTGAAATTTCTGGGTGACGGCCTGAACTGGTGGCAGAAGCTATCCAGTTTCACCGCCGGTCTGGCATGTGCCGTCTACATTGCGCCGGTGCTGATCGACTGGTTCGCCATTACCGGCGCGCGGACCCATTCCGGTATCGAGTTCCTGGTTGGTTTGTTTGCGCTGGCCACTGCGCGCGAAGTGTTTAAGGAAATTAACGAAGCGGACATTGTCGGCACGTTGAAGCGCCGTTATCTGGGAGGGAAAAATGATCCAACTAATTAA
- a CDS encoding glycoside hydrolase family 19 protein, producing MNLSASQLSTALLIPTARATDWAAPINAAMAEFGISTPARCAAFIAQIGHESAGLSRLSESFDYSVQGLNATFGKRIAMHAALLGRQPGEKMVPLDRQIRIANIVYANRYGNGDVASGDGWRYRGGGLKQITFHDNYGACSTALGVDCVAAPQRLSTDKELAARSAGWFWCAIGGNVYADSRNFDGLSTRINGAGITAESLAARRMRWVACKSALGVA from the coding sequence ATGAATCTGTCCGCCTCCCAGCTCTCAACGGCTTTGCTGATTCCTACCGCGCGTGCAACGGACTGGGCTGCACCGATCAATGCGGCGATGGCCGAGTTCGGCATTAGCACGCCGGCAAGGTGTGCGGCATTCATTGCACAGATTGGCCACGAAAGTGCCGGGCTGTCCCGATTGTCCGAGTCGTTTGATTATTCGGTGCAGGGGCTGAATGCCACCTTTGGTAAGCGTATTGCCATGCACGCCGCCCTCCTTGGTCGCCAACCGGGAGAAAAGATGGTGCCGCTGGATCGCCAGATCCGGATCGCCAACATCGTCTACGCCAATCGCTACGGTAATGGCGATGTCGCTTCCGGCGATGGCTGGCGCTATCGCGGCGGTGGCCTGAAGCAAATTACGTTTCACGATAATTACGGCGCATGTTCGACGGCGCTGGGTGTTGACTGCGTCGCTGCCCCGCAACGGCTTTCTACGGACAAGGAACTGGCGGCTCGCTCGGCGGGATGGTTCTGGTGCGCGATAGGTGGCAATGTCTATGCCGATAGCAGGAATTTTGACGGACTGTCGACACGGATTAATGGCGCTGGCATCACCGCCGAAAGCCTGGCTGCGCGGCGTATGCGCTGGGTGGCGTGTAAAAGTGCTTTGGGGGTCGCATGA